Proteins encoded together in one Dechloromonas sp. HYN0024 window:
- a CDS encoding EI24 domain-containing protein, translating to MAEVMLALARTFANLRSGRVWLYVLTPALFSLLLTIGLAIWALGAIVQQMLDYPPMTLLVGWGLVWLAHILAYLGGWMAIFAVAYLGASLFAAIVIMPLMLKHLSETEYRDVAAMGRDSFVAAAGNSVWATLLFIAGWLLTIPLWLIPGFSLILPLVLMGWLNRRTFAYDALSMHATAGEWQEVRTRQKTPLFMLGLTMALLAHIPLLGLLVPALAALSFVHYGLEALRQARGGAVVTIEGERI from the coding sequence ATGGCTGAAGTCATGCTGGCGCTGGCGAGAACCTTCGCCAACCTGAGAAGCGGCCGGGTCTGGTTGTATGTCCTGACCCCGGCGCTGTTTTCCCTGTTGCTCACCATCGGTCTGGCGATCTGGGCGCTCGGTGCCATTGTCCAGCAGATGCTGGACTACCCGCCGATGACCCTGTTGGTCGGCTGGGGACTGGTCTGGCTGGCCCATATCCTTGCCTACCTGGGCGGCTGGATGGCGATTTTCGCCGTCGCTTACCTGGGGGCCTCGCTGTTCGCGGCCATTGTCATCATGCCGCTGATGCTCAAGCATCTGTCGGAAACTGAGTATCGAGACGTTGCCGCCATGGGCCGGGACAGTTTTGTCGCGGCGGCCGGTAATAGTGTCTGGGCGACGCTGTTGTTCATTGCCGGCTGGTTGCTGACCATTCCCTTGTGGCTGATCCCCGGCTTTTCGCTGATCTTGCCGTTGGTCCTGATGGGCTGGCTGAACCGCCGGACTTTCGCCTACGATGCGCTGTCCATGCATGCCACCGCAGGTGAGTGGCAGGAAGTTCGCACCCGTCAGAAAACGCCGCTATTCATGCTTGGCCTGACCATGGCACTGCTTGCCCACATTCCGTTGCTTGGTCTGCTGGTGCCGGCGCTGGCTGCGTTATCCTTCGTTCACTATGGGCTGGAGGCGCTGCGGCAGGCGCGCGGCGGGGCCGTTGTTACCATTGAGGGGGAACGCATATGA